A genomic window from Tenebrio molitor chromosome X, icTenMoli1.1, whole genome shotgun sequence includes:
- the LOC138139746 gene encoding facilitated trehalose transporter Tret1-like isoform X2 yields the protein MSRMTNGGHQLLPTTDSPTISACTTSTNLTNLEFQSSSTINKFMTGTTLENNLRRTISEIEPLQQTKIDMAINSTRPELDVSDEQLCQSEHGKEKVIWSKIIRQVIAAIAVSLVSMVIGYVSSYTSPAEISMKGDLQLSKFQFSWISGIMPLAALLGGLMGGSLIECLGRKWTLLLTNILFVIGWTVNYFAQEDWYMYTSRTISGCGVGIASLTLPVYLGETLQPEVRGTLGLLPTAFGNTGILLCFLMGSLLQWRGIAGVGALLALPFLLLIWFIPETPRWYVSKGKNEECRKALEWLRGGSNQEAIETEYEDLLKTQKIADEKSESLWDLFSKPNLKSLVIILGLMFFQQMSGINAVIFYTTQIFEDTGSDIDSSVQTIIVGAVNFISTFIATILIDRLGRKILLYISSVAMIITLAILGVYFYLMNVAEIDVSSYGWVPLASFVVYVLGFSFGFGPVPWLMMGEILPAKIRGPAASVSTGFNWTCTCIVTTTFPLFKDIIGAYGAFWSFGAITVLGLVFTILVVPETKGQSLEDIERKLAGVKVRRMSSVANLKPLQSTF from the exons ATGAGTAGAATGACC AACGGTGGTCATCAGTTGCTTCCGACCACCGACAGTCCAACGATTTCTGCTTGTACAACTTCGACAAATCTCACGAATTTGGAGTTTCAATCCAGTTCGACCATCAACAAATTCATGACGGGAACCACACTAGAAAACAATCTAAGAAGAACAATATCCGAAATTGAACCTCTGCAacagacaaaaattgacaTGGCCATAAATTCTACAAGACCAGAGTTGGATGTCTCCGATGAACAACTTTGTCAGTCTGAACATGGAAAAGAAAAAGTCATTTGGAGCAAAATTATACGACAA GTAATTGCAGCAATTGCAGTTTCGTTGGTGTCCATGGTTATAGGATATGTTTCGAGCTACACCTCGCCGGCAGAGATTTCCATGAAAGGAGACCtgcaactgtcaaaatttcag TTCTCATGGATTTCGGGAATAATGCCTTTGGCTGCTTTGCTCGGCGGGTTAATGGGGGGCTCTCTGATCGAATGTTTGGGTAGAAAATGGACACTCTTGCTGACCAACATTCTCTTTGTGATCGGCTGGACCGTTAATTACTTCGCTCAAGAAGATTGGTACATGTACACTAGCAGAACAATTTCTGGCTGCGGCGTGGGGATCGCATCATTGACCTTGCCAGTCTATTTAGGAGAAACACTACAACCCGAAGTTCGTGGAACCTTGGGACTTCTTCCAACAGCTTTTGGCAACACTGGAATCTTGTTATGCTTCCTGATGGGTAGTTTGCTGCAGTGGAGGGGAATTGCGGGAGTCGGTGCTCTACTCGCCTTGCCCTTTTTGCTCCTTATCTGGTTCATACCAGAAACACCCCGCTGGTACGTTTCCAAAGGAAAGAACGAAGAATGCCGGAAAGCTCTGGAATGGCTGCGAGGCGGAAGCAATCAAGAAGCGATAGAAACCGAATATGAAGATTTGCTGAAGACTCAAAAAATAGCAGATGAAAAATCCGAATCGTTGTGGGATCTTTTCTCCAAGCCCAATCTAAAATCCTTGGTTATCATCCTTGGGTTGATGTTCTTCCAACAAATGAGCGGAATCAACGCCGTCATCTTCTACACCACACAGATTTTCGAAGACACCGGTTCCGACATCGACTCCAGCGTGCAAACAATCATAGTTGGAGCCGTCAATTTCATATCGACATTCATAGCGACAATCCTCATCGACAGGCTCGGAAGGAAGATCCTTTTGTACATCTCAAGCGTTGCTATGATCATCACTCTAGCAATCCTAGGCGTGTACTTCTACCTTATGAACGTTGCTGAAATTGACGTTTCGTCATATGGATGGGTTCCCCTCGCAAGTTTCGTCGTTTACGTCTTGGGTTTCTCGTTTGGTTTTGGTCCAGTTCCGTGGCTGATGATGGGCGAGATCTTACCCGCTAAAATTCGAGGACCCGCAGCGTCCGTATCGACAGGATTCAACTGGACGTGTACCTGTATCGTAACCACGACATTCCCTCTTTTCAAAGACATTATTGGAGCGTACGGTGCGTTTTGGTCGTTCGGTGCCATAACTGTATTAGGATTAGTATTCACCATCCTTGTCGTGCCAGAAACAAAAGGACAAAGTTTAGAAGACATCGAAAGGAAATTGGCTGGTGTTAAAGTGCGAAGAATGAGTTCCGTAGCTAATCTAAAGCCGTTGCAATCTACCTTTTAG
- the LOC138139746 gene encoding facilitated trehalose transporter Tret1-like isoform X4 — translation MKVLMRADTHVTFTIPESEPKAKCTCSQVIAAIAVSLVSMVIGYVSSYTSPAEISMKGDLQLSKFQFSWISGIMPLAALLGGLMGGSLIECLGRKWTLLLTNILFVIGWTVNYFAQEDWYMYTSRTISGCGVGIASLTLPVYLGETLQPEVRGTLGLLPTAFGNTGILLCFLMGSLLQWRGIAGVGALLALPFLLLIWFIPETPRWYVSKGKNEECRKALEWLRGGSNQEAIETEYEDLLKTQKIADEKSESLWDLFSKPNLKSLVIILGLMFFQQMSGINAVIFYTTQIFEDTGSDIDSSVQTIIVGAVNFISTFIATILIDRLGRKILLYISSVAMIITLAILGVYFYLMNVAEIDVSSYGWVPLASFVVYVLGFSFGFGPVPWLMMGEILPAKIRGPAASVSTGFNWTCTCIVTTTFPLFKDIIGAYGAFWSFGAITVLGLVFTILVVPETKGQSLEDIERKLAGVKVRRMSSVANLKPLQSTF, via the exons ATGAAAGTGTTGATGCGCGCTGACACTCATGTCACTTTTACTATTCCCGAATCTGAACCGAAAGCCAAGTGTACTTGTTCTCAG GTAATTGCAGCAATTGCAGTTTCGTTGGTGTCCATGGTTATAGGATATGTTTCGAGCTACACCTCGCCGGCAGAGATTTCCATGAAAGGAGACCtgcaactgtcaaaatttcag TTCTCATGGATTTCGGGAATAATGCCTTTGGCTGCTTTGCTCGGCGGGTTAATGGGGGGCTCTCTGATCGAATGTTTGGGTAGAAAATGGACACTCTTGCTGACCAACATTCTCTTTGTGATCGGCTGGACCGTTAATTACTTCGCTCAAGAAGATTGGTACATGTACACTAGCAGAACAATTTCTGGCTGCGGCGTGGGGATCGCATCATTGACCTTGCCAGTCTATTTAGGAGAAACACTACAACCCGAAGTTCGTGGAACCTTGGGACTTCTTCCAACAGCTTTTGGCAACACTGGAATCTTGTTATGCTTCCTGATGGGTAGTTTGCTGCAGTGGAGGGGAATTGCGGGAGTCGGTGCTCTACTCGCCTTGCCCTTTTTGCTCCTTATCTGGTTCATACCAGAAACACCCCGCTGGTACGTTTCCAAAGGAAAGAACGAAGAATGCCGGAAAGCTCTGGAATGGCTGCGAGGCGGAAGCAATCAAGAAGCGATAGAAACCGAATATGAAGATTTGCTGAAGACTCAAAAAATAGCAGATGAAAAATCCGAATCGTTGTGGGATCTTTTCTCCAAGCCCAATCTAAAATCCTTGGTTATCATCCTTGGGTTGATGTTCTTCCAACAAATGAGCGGAATCAACGCCGTCATCTTCTACACCACACAGATTTTCGAAGACACCGGTTCCGACATCGACTCCAGCGTGCAAACAATCATAGTTGGAGCCGTCAATTTCATATCGACATTCATAGCGACAATCCTCATCGACAGGCTCGGAAGGAAGATCCTTTTGTACATCTCAAGCGTTGCTATGATCATCACTCTAGCAATCCTAGGCGTGTACTTCTACCTTATGAACGTTGCTGAAATTGACGTTTCGTCATATGGATGGGTTCCCCTCGCAAGTTTCGTCGTTTACGTCTTGGGTTTCTCGTTTGGTTTTGGTCCAGTTCCGTGGCTGATGATGGGCGAGATCTTACCCGCTAAAATTCGAGGACCCGCAGCGTCCGTATCGACAGGATTCAACTGGACGTGTACCTGTATCGTAACCACGACATTCCCTCTTTTCAAAGACATTATTGGAGCGTACGGTGCGTTTTGGTCGTTCGGTGCCATAACTGTATTAGGATTAGTATTCACCATCCTTGTCGTGCCAGAAACAAAAGGACAAAGTTTAGAAGACATCGAAAGGAAATTGGCTGGTGTTAAAGTGCGAAGAATGAGTTCCGTAGCTAATCTAAAGCCGTTGCAATCTACCTTTTAG
- the LOC138139746 gene encoding facilitated trehalose transporter Tret1-like isoform X1, translating to MSFARAWIKNLKESLKQINVKMVVDNQEPLPSKDFFQRIKLKWNGGHQLLPTTDSPTISACTTSTNLTNLEFQSSSTINKFMTGTTLENNLRRTISEIEPLQQTKIDMAINSTRPELDVSDEQLCQSEHGKEKVIWSKIIRQVIAAIAVSLVSMVIGYVSSYTSPAEISMKGDLQLSKFQFSWISGIMPLAALLGGLMGGSLIECLGRKWTLLLTNILFVIGWTVNYFAQEDWYMYTSRTISGCGVGIASLTLPVYLGETLQPEVRGTLGLLPTAFGNTGILLCFLMGSLLQWRGIAGVGALLALPFLLLIWFIPETPRWYVSKGKNEECRKALEWLRGGSNQEAIETEYEDLLKTQKIADEKSESLWDLFSKPNLKSLVIILGLMFFQQMSGINAVIFYTTQIFEDTGSDIDSSVQTIIVGAVNFISTFIATILIDRLGRKILLYISSVAMIITLAILGVYFYLMNVAEIDVSSYGWVPLASFVVYVLGFSFGFGPVPWLMMGEILPAKIRGPAASVSTGFNWTCTCIVTTTFPLFKDIIGAYGAFWSFGAITVLGLVFTILVVPETKGQSLEDIERKLAGVKVRRMSSVANLKPLQSTF from the exons AACGGTGGTCATCAGTTGCTTCCGACCACCGACAGTCCAACGATTTCTGCTTGTACAACTTCGACAAATCTCACGAATTTGGAGTTTCAATCCAGTTCGACCATCAACAAATTCATGACGGGAACCACACTAGAAAACAATCTAAGAAGAACAATATCCGAAATTGAACCTCTGCAacagacaaaaattgacaTGGCCATAAATTCTACAAGACCAGAGTTGGATGTCTCCGATGAACAACTTTGTCAGTCTGAACATGGAAAAGAAAAAGTCATTTGGAGCAAAATTATACGACAA GTAATTGCAGCAATTGCAGTTTCGTTGGTGTCCATGGTTATAGGATATGTTTCGAGCTACACCTCGCCGGCAGAGATTTCCATGAAAGGAGACCtgcaactgtcaaaatttcag TTCTCATGGATTTCGGGAATAATGCCTTTGGCTGCTTTGCTCGGCGGGTTAATGGGGGGCTCTCTGATCGAATGTTTGGGTAGAAAATGGACACTCTTGCTGACCAACATTCTCTTTGTGATCGGCTGGACCGTTAATTACTTCGCTCAAGAAGATTGGTACATGTACACTAGCAGAACAATTTCTGGCTGCGGCGTGGGGATCGCATCATTGACCTTGCCAGTCTATTTAGGAGAAACACTACAACCCGAAGTTCGTGGAACCTTGGGACTTCTTCCAACAGCTTTTGGCAACACTGGAATCTTGTTATGCTTCCTGATGGGTAGTTTGCTGCAGTGGAGGGGAATTGCGGGAGTCGGTGCTCTACTCGCCTTGCCCTTTTTGCTCCTTATCTGGTTCATACCAGAAACACCCCGCTGGTACGTTTCCAAAGGAAAGAACGAAGAATGCCGGAAAGCTCTGGAATGGCTGCGAGGCGGAAGCAATCAAGAAGCGATAGAAACCGAATATGAAGATTTGCTGAAGACTCAAAAAATAGCAGATGAAAAATCCGAATCGTTGTGGGATCTTTTCTCCAAGCCCAATCTAAAATCCTTGGTTATCATCCTTGGGTTGATGTTCTTCCAACAAATGAGCGGAATCAACGCCGTCATCTTCTACACCACACAGATTTTCGAAGACACCGGTTCCGACATCGACTCCAGCGTGCAAACAATCATAGTTGGAGCCGTCAATTTCATATCGACATTCATAGCGACAATCCTCATCGACAGGCTCGGAAGGAAGATCCTTTTGTACATCTCAAGCGTTGCTATGATCATCACTCTAGCAATCCTAGGCGTGTACTTCTACCTTATGAACGTTGCTGAAATTGACGTTTCGTCATATGGATGGGTTCCCCTCGCAAGTTTCGTCGTTTACGTCTTGGGTTTCTCGTTTGGTTTTGGTCCAGTTCCGTGGCTGATGATGGGCGAGATCTTACCCGCTAAAATTCGAGGACCCGCAGCGTCCGTATCGACAGGATTCAACTGGACGTGTACCTGTATCGTAACCACGACATTCCCTCTTTTCAAAGACATTATTGGAGCGTACGGTGCGTTTTGGTCGTTCGGTGCCATAACTGTATTAGGATTAGTATTCACCATCCTTGTCGTGCCAGAAACAAAAGGACAAAGTTTAGAAGACATCGAAAGGAAATTGGCTGGTGTTAAAGTGCGAAGAATGAGTTCCGTAGCTAATCTAAAGCCGTTGCAATCTACCTTTTAG
- the LOC138139746 gene encoding facilitated trehalose transporter Tret1-like isoform X3 — MTGTTLENNLRRTISEIEPLQQTKIDMAINSTRPELDVSDEQLCQSEHGKEKVIWSKIIRQVIAAIAVSLVSMVIGYVSSYTSPAEISMKGDLQLSKFQFSWISGIMPLAALLGGLMGGSLIECLGRKWTLLLTNILFVIGWTVNYFAQEDWYMYTSRTISGCGVGIASLTLPVYLGETLQPEVRGTLGLLPTAFGNTGILLCFLMGSLLQWRGIAGVGALLALPFLLLIWFIPETPRWYVSKGKNEECRKALEWLRGGSNQEAIETEYEDLLKTQKIADEKSESLWDLFSKPNLKSLVIILGLMFFQQMSGINAVIFYTTQIFEDTGSDIDSSVQTIIVGAVNFISTFIATILIDRLGRKILLYISSVAMIITLAILGVYFYLMNVAEIDVSSYGWVPLASFVVYVLGFSFGFGPVPWLMMGEILPAKIRGPAASVSTGFNWTCTCIVTTTFPLFKDIIGAYGAFWSFGAITVLGLVFTILVVPETKGQSLEDIERKLAGVKVRRMSSVANLKPLQSTF, encoded by the exons ATGACGGGAACCACACTAGAAAACAATCTAAGAAGAACAATATCCGAAATTGAACCTCTGCAacagacaaaaattgacaTGGCCATAAATTCTACAAGACCAGAGTTGGATGTCTCCGATGAACAACTTTGTCAGTCTGAACATGGAAAAGAAAAAGTCATTTGGAGCAAAATTATACGACAA GTAATTGCAGCAATTGCAGTTTCGTTGGTGTCCATGGTTATAGGATATGTTTCGAGCTACACCTCGCCGGCAGAGATTTCCATGAAAGGAGACCtgcaactgtcaaaatttcag TTCTCATGGATTTCGGGAATAATGCCTTTGGCTGCTTTGCTCGGCGGGTTAATGGGGGGCTCTCTGATCGAATGTTTGGGTAGAAAATGGACACTCTTGCTGACCAACATTCTCTTTGTGATCGGCTGGACCGTTAATTACTTCGCTCAAGAAGATTGGTACATGTACACTAGCAGAACAATTTCTGGCTGCGGCGTGGGGATCGCATCATTGACCTTGCCAGTCTATTTAGGAGAAACACTACAACCCGAAGTTCGTGGAACCTTGGGACTTCTTCCAACAGCTTTTGGCAACACTGGAATCTTGTTATGCTTCCTGATGGGTAGTTTGCTGCAGTGGAGGGGAATTGCGGGAGTCGGTGCTCTACTCGCCTTGCCCTTTTTGCTCCTTATCTGGTTCATACCAGAAACACCCCGCTGGTACGTTTCCAAAGGAAAGAACGAAGAATGCCGGAAAGCTCTGGAATGGCTGCGAGGCGGAAGCAATCAAGAAGCGATAGAAACCGAATATGAAGATTTGCTGAAGACTCAAAAAATAGCAGATGAAAAATCCGAATCGTTGTGGGATCTTTTCTCCAAGCCCAATCTAAAATCCTTGGTTATCATCCTTGGGTTGATGTTCTTCCAACAAATGAGCGGAATCAACGCCGTCATCTTCTACACCACACAGATTTTCGAAGACACCGGTTCCGACATCGACTCCAGCGTGCAAACAATCATAGTTGGAGCCGTCAATTTCATATCGACATTCATAGCGACAATCCTCATCGACAGGCTCGGAAGGAAGATCCTTTTGTACATCTCAAGCGTTGCTATGATCATCACTCTAGCAATCCTAGGCGTGTACTTCTACCTTATGAACGTTGCTGAAATTGACGTTTCGTCATATGGATGGGTTCCCCTCGCAAGTTTCGTCGTTTACGTCTTGGGTTTCTCGTTTGGTTTTGGTCCAGTTCCGTGGCTGATGATGGGCGAGATCTTACCCGCTAAAATTCGAGGACCCGCAGCGTCCGTATCGACAGGATTCAACTGGACGTGTACCTGTATCGTAACCACGACATTCCCTCTTTTCAAAGACATTATTGGAGCGTACGGTGCGTTTTGGTCGTTCGGTGCCATAACTGTATTAGGATTAGTATTCACCATCCTTGTCGTGCCAGAAACAAAAGGACAAAGTTTAGAAGACATCGAAAGGAAATTGGCTGGTGTTAAAGTGCGAAGAATGAGTTCCGTAGCTAATCTAAAGCCGTTGCAATCTACCTTTTAG